The Silene latifolia isolate original U9 population chromosome X, ASM4854445v1, whole genome shotgun sequence genome contains the following window.
AACTGTTGAAGAGGTTAAAAAGCATTATCAAGATTTAGAAGACGATATTGCAGACATCGAAGCAGGCCGAGTTAACCTTCCTGACTATGAAGACGATGAGACGAAATCGTCTGAGTAAGCATAAGAGAGTGATGAGGATCGATCATATTGTGTTCCAATTTACAGTATggtttttaataataataaaattttagtaGTATTCATGCATGTACTAAGCTAAGATCGATCTAGTTTACTATTAAGAAGTCggtttaattcagtaattcttgtCGATCTAATGAAAATTAGACGATTCTTATGAATCTTATCCCATATTTCGAGATGTTTACTTCTCTTTTCGTACAATTTTAATTAGTAGTAATTTTTTCGAGTTTTGGTCTATACTAAAATGACATAAATACTCACTTTTCTACAGTTTTCGGGTTATTGATACCCTATATATATTAGCGCGTTTTCACGTTCAAGATGTAAATTTCGTTGAGAATATCATCCAAAATCACAAGTGTAAAAATTCactcaaaaaaattgaaatttccTCGAATAATATATCGTTTCAACTATTACAAAAAACTTCttgttctgatgggatccggtgcaaaTAAGAAATACTCCGAGTAATTTATATTCTTGAACTAATAAACATCGGGAGGTAAATTAAACGTATTAATCAACGACGAACCACCAAATCGGACCGCCTGATCAAGATGCATCTTCAAcgtataattattaatttccgaCACTCGTAATTCTTCCCTACACTTCGAAAGCATGCAATTCAACTTCTCGACTTCTTGTTTATTTTCGTCGTACCCTTTAAGCTTCTCATGTTGCACCACAACTAACCTTCTAAGTACACAATTCTCTTGACCGAGTTTCAAATTTTCTTCATTCAGCTTATCGGTTGTCACAGTCTGATCTTGGTCACGCGCAGCTAGAATCCTGGCTGCGCGTGACTTTGCTTCGTCTAGACTTGTAGCACAAGTCATCTCCTTGACGAATAACTCCACCCATTTAATGTCTTTTTCACTAAGTACATGTACGTCttcttgttgttgttcttgtgcATTGTAAAGTTCTTGGAGCTTGTGAGTGGTTGTATCGAGGTCGAGATTACAATCTTGGAGGGTTTTGTCTAGGGTTTGCGGGTCGACGAGAGGGAAGGTATTCTTGAGTTGGTTAATAAGGGTGTTTTTGTTGAATAAAGATGAAGAATGGTGTTTTTTGAAGGAAGGGTAGTATGTATCAAGGTTGTCTTCAAAGGCATGACATCTTTTTCCACACACTAATGCCGTCATCTTTACGTGATAATCTCCCCCGAGGTACTGAAGGCAATCTTTATGTATTATGTTAAGAAGTAAGGAATTTTGATGTTTGATGaaagattattgaagatatgtatgtgtatatatataggtTGTATGAACCGACATATGGATGGCAATTGGCAAGTGTTTAAGCCTTTATGAATTAGGATTAGGATTCCGTAAGCCTTAGAGTTTTAGGATTGCATCAGTTTAGGAAAGGCCCAACTTAATTGGGCCGGCCCAGCTGTTATTGGTTTTCTACACTAGATATACTCATCTAAgcgtagacctggcaaaacgggtcactcgAATCGGGTACGGATCGGGTCAGTTTGGGACTGTCACACATTTTGGGTCAGGTCGGGTCACTTTTAGGTTTCCGGTCAATTTCGGAATAAGGGACTGTTGCAAACCATGAAACTTAATTCTgatatatataatattaatacGACTTATTACTAGTCGTTTTGGGTAATTTCAAGTCATTTGGGACCAGGTCAATTATGAGTTGGGACAGATCGGGCCGGGTCAACATTGGGTCATATAATGTTCGGCTCGGGTCGAGTATGACCCCATTTTGCCAGGTCGCGTACCGGGCACttttacaaaaaaaaaggaaaaaaaaaggaaaaaaaaaaagaagattcTTGAATGAGACGGTCTTCCAATAGCTTATAAgttatatttcacatttttctCAGCATTACCCCCGAAAAGCGTGTATCtaatatactccgtatttgtgTGACGGTTCTTTTCTTTCACCTTCGAACATAATGACGTAACCAGATTCAATCATACATTTTGACAAATGTATGCTGAGCAGAAAAAGTCTAAACTTAGCAATTAGAACAAGGAACTTAAGAACAATAGGTTTCGGGTTCAAAGCCTCAAATCCTTCCGTTTACACCAACAGAAAAATCGAATTGTAGGATGATCCTCTACTAGATTTGATCACCATAATATATGTTTTCAGGACAGATTTTCTTGGACGCCGAAACATGAGCATAGCACAATACAAGCTTTGAAGTCTGAACTCTAGCTCAGTAGCAGCCACAACAAACCCGAATTTGACACGAGAACTACTGCGAAGATTGAAATTAGCCCTATAAACATGCAAGATACATGAAAAATTCATCCAAGACGATATTTTGAGTGCCAAAAAACAAAAATCCCTATCCACTAAAATCTTTGTAAAGACGGAAGTCACTGGCAACACACTGCAGCAATAAAACGGAAACCTAAGAACCGTAAAGTTAAAAAAATCACTTCTTTTTTTCTCAGCACCTCCTGCAGACCTCATTTTCCTGAGAACATCCGACATCTCCTCTCTCTTTCGCTTGGCCAATTTCAGGGCATGCTTGTCCCTACCAACCTTCAGAAGCTCGGTAATCCTCTCTGACGACATCCTCACAAAATGAACCTGCTTGCCGGTTTTCTGAAATTGGGAACAAACATTGACATATAGATTAATATTAGGACTGAAAGCCAAATAAATTGTACTCCGTATATTGCAGTCCTAAAAAAGAAAAGTCCTCGAACTTCCTCTTCGACAGAAATTCCAGTATCGCAAATAGTTAAATCGAAGTAACAAAATCAGTCAACAATATAATTCAGTCTGAAACTTGTAACACTAGCATGGAAGTGAGTAATACGATAACAAAACTTACCCCTTTCCTGTCAGACGGTCATGGAGCGAGTTCCTTCTTGGCGACAATGTGACCTTGTTCATGCCAACAAAAAGACTGTTCAGCTGTTTTGGAGCCATTATCTGCAAATGTAATGAGAATTGTTCAGATTACCAGTCAGACTACTTTCATAACAGCAGTTCAAGCAACACCAAGCAGAGCCATGAAAAAGAAGTAGGTAGCCAAATCAACTGCTTAAAGAACAAAAAACTTCAACATGATATAACAAAAAGAGACATGGCATTCACTAAATTTAGTTATTTTTCTATCGTCCATAAAAGCAGACCCGGAACTACAAGGGTTAGAGCAATGACAAATCTTAACTTTTAATTCATTTTTGAACCTTTTCTAGCTTACCTTATTACATTAGTAATCTGCCACCTATCTAAAATTTCCGCAACCTGATTCCGCCACTGCATAAAGGTAACTATGCAACTCAGCTAACAATAGTTCACTA
Protein-coding sequences here:
- the LOC141621077 gene encoding uncharacterized protein LOC141621077, yielding MTALVCGKRCHAFEDNLDTYYPSFKKHHSSSLFNKNTLINQLKNTFPLVDPQTLDKTLQDCNLDLDTTTHKLQELYNAQEQQQEDVHVLSEKDIKWVELFVKEMTCATSLDEAKSRAARILAARDQDQTVTTDKLNEENLKLGQENCVLRRLVVVQHEKLKGYDENKQEVEKLNCMLSKCREELRVSEINNYTLKMHLDQAVRFGGSSLINTFNLPPDVY